The genomic interval CACTGCGCGCGGCAGTATCTAAACGCGGCACCGCCAGCTCCAACGTCATATCACCACGCAGCAATGGCCTTGCTTCTTCGGTTAACTGCAAGGTCGAGTTACGGGTGATGTTTTGAAACAGCAGCCCTTTATGGATCAGTTGGCGGAAAATACTCACCCAATAGTCATGGCTGTGATCGCGCCCTAAACCGTAAGTGGAAATTTTATCGTGGCCGTGCTCACGGATACGGATGTTTTGCATCCCGCGCAGCACTTCCACCACGTAGCCCATACCAAAGCTTTGATTCACGCGATAAACGCACGACAACGCTTTGCGCGCTTCTTCCGTCGCATCAAAATGTTTCGGCGGATCTAAGCAAATATCGCAATTGCCGCAAGGCTTCTCACGGTATTCACCGAAATAGTTTAGCAACACTTGGCGGCGACAAGTTTGCGCTTCGGCAAACGCACTCATGGCATTGAGCTTATGGCTTTCCACTTGCTTTTGCGGGCCGTCATCTTTCTCATCCAACATGCGGCGCAACCAAGTGATGTCTGCGGGGTCGTAGAGCATCATCGCTTCGGCGGGCAGGCCATCACGCCCTGCTCTGCCTGTTTCTTGGTAGTACGATTCGATATTGCGTGGAATATCGAAATGCACCACAAAGCGCACATTGGGTTTGTTGATCCCCATACCAAAGGCCACTGTCGCCACGACGATTTGGATGTCATCTCGTTGAAACGCTTCCTGTACATACGCGCGCTCATCCGCGTCCATACCGGCGTGATAACCCGCCGCTCGAATATGGTTGTTGCACAGCTTCTCGGTCAGCATTTCAACTTTTTTACGACTGCCACAGTAAATAATGCCGCAATTGCCTTTTTGGCTTTCCAAATAGCGAATCACTTGAGAGACCGGCTTGTGCTTCTCCACTAGGTCATAGCGAATATTAGGGCGATCAAAACTGCCGAGATACACGTGAGGTTCATTAAGATGCAAGCGACTTAAAATGTCTTTGCGCGTCGCATCGTCTGCGGTGGCCGTCAGCGCCATAAACGGCACGTGAGGGAAATGATGCTTCAATTGCCCTAACGCGGCGTATTCGGGGCGGAAATCGTGTCCCCATTGCGAAATACAGTGCGC from Vibrio vulnificus NBRC 15645 = ATCC 27562 carries:
- the recQ gene encoding ATP-dependent DNA helicase RecQ, with the translated sequence MTSTLLADSSDASMTPQSVLSQVFGYQTFREGQQSAIEAAVEGQDSLVIMPTGGGKSLCYQIPALVRSGITLVISPLISLMKDQVDQLKANGVAAECVNSTLSRDALLSVYNRMHAGQLKLVYVSPERVLMRDFIERLENLPLAMIAVDEAHCISQWGHDFRPEYAALGQLKHHFPHVPFMALTATADDATRKDILSRLHLNEPHVYLGSFDRPNIRYDLVEKHKPVSQVIRYLESQKGNCGIIYCGSRKKVEMLTEKLCNNHIRAAGYHAGMDADERAYVQEAFQRDDIQIVVATVAFGMGINKPNVRFVVHFDIPRNIESYYQETGRAGRDGLPAEAMMLYDPADITWLRRMLDEKDDGPQKQVESHKLNAMSAFAEAQTCRRQVLLNYFGEYREKPCGNCDICLDPPKHFDATEEARKALSCVYRVNQSFGMGYVVEVLRGMQNIRIREHGHDKISTYGLGRDHSHDYWVSIFRQLIHKGLLFQNITRNSTLQLTEEARPLLRGDMTLELAVPRLDTAARSAKADKLSNKHYDKKLFAKLRKLRKSIADEEEIPPYVVFSDATLIDMAEILPTSYGEMLAVSGVGQRKLEKYADPFLDLIQEHITHYG